The region CATGAAGAAGTGCAGGCGCGGGAAGGGCACCATGTTCACGGCCAGCTTGCGCAGGTCGGCGTTCAGCTGGCCCGGGAAGCGCAGGCAGGTGGTCACGCCGCTCATGGTGGCCGACACCAGGTGGTTGAGGTCTCCGTACGTGGGGGTGGTCAGTTTCAGGGTGCGGAAGCAGATGTCGTACAGCGCCTCGTTGTCGATGCAGTAGGTTTCATCCGTGTTTTCCACCAGCTGGTGGACAGAGAGGGTGGCGTTGTAGGGCTCGACCACCGTGTCTGACACCTTGGGCGAGGGCATGACGCTGAAGGTGTTCATGATGCGGTCCGGGTACTCCTCCCGGATCTTGCTGATGAGCAGGGTGCCCATGCCGGACCCCGTGCCGCCCCCCAGCGAGTGGGTCAGCTGGAAGCCCTGCAGACAGTCACAGCTTTCTGATTCCTTTCTCACCACGTCCAGGACCGAGTCGACCAGCTCGGCGCCCTCTGTGTAGTGGCCCTTGGC is a window of Suricata suricatta isolate VVHF042 unplaced genomic scaffold, meerkat_22Aug2017_6uvM2_HiC HiC_scaffold_59144, whole genome shotgun sequence DNA encoding:
- the LOC115285255 gene encoding tubulin beta chain-like yields the protein GQSGAGNNWAKGHYTEGAELVDSVLDVVRKESESCDCLQGFQLTHSLGGGTGSGMGTLLISKIREEYPDRIMNTFSVMPSPKVSDTVVEPYNATLSVHQLVENTDETYCIDNEALYDICFRTLKLTTPTYGDLNHLVSATMSGVTTCLRFPGQLNADLRKLAVNMVPFPRLHFF